In Anaerolineales bacterium, the following proteins share a genomic window:
- a CDS encoding c-type cytochrome, with the protein MKRSELLSRIIVTVAIVGAIGAPLYFWSRTPLIHARMAENGGWSPDVIQAEVGQPLHLRFTSDDVVHGFAVGQMDMPSVDVLPGKVADISLTFDEPGIYTFYCTRWCGLNHWRMRGTIEVAGASTSPKPVSPPLYVSLNLDIDAPHDALFIPDGKPSAVNGQSLAMSSSISLSQEDYFTQSPYQVFDELKGTSLTDEQRWDAVAYLWQSNTTPESLANGKQLYAQNCAACHGENGAGDGVFANDLNEAGEASMQTMTGAHDMVMQTPVDFTDPTRMLGASPALLQGKILRGGMGTGMPMWGVIFTEEQIWDLIAYIYSFQFEYTK; encoded by the coding sequence ATGAAACGTTCGGAACTCCTCTCACGGATCATCGTCACAGTGGCAATCGTCGGGGCGATTGGGGCGCCGCTATATTTCTGGTCACGCACGCCGCTCATCCACGCGCGCATGGCAGAGAACGGCGGCTGGAGCCCCGATGTCATCCAGGCGGAAGTCGGTCAGCCGCTCCATCTAAGGTTCACATCCGATGATGTGGTTCACGGATTCGCGGTTGGTCAAATGGACATGCCAAGCGTGGATGTTCTGCCTGGCAAAGTGGCGGATATCTCTTTGACTTTCGACGAACCTGGCATCTATACCTTTTATTGCACGCGCTGGTGCGGGCTCAACCACTGGCGGATGCGCGGCACGATCGAAGTTGCAGGCGCTTCAACCTCACCCAAGCCTGTTTCTCCACCGTTGTATGTTTCCCTCAACCTTGACATTGACGCTCCGCACGATGCGTTATTCATACCAGATGGCAAGCCATCTGCGGTAAATGGTCAATCGTTGGCAATGAGTAGTTCAATCTCTTTGTCGCAGGAAGACTACTTTACACAATCACCCTACCAAGTGTTCGATGAATTGAAAGGCACTTCCCTGACAGATGAGCAGCGCTGGGACGCGGTTGCCTACCTGTGGCAATCCAATACCACACCTGAATCTCTTGCAAATGGCAAACAACTCTACGCCCAAAACTGCGCGGCATGTCACGGCGAGAACGGCGCAGGTGATGGCGTTTTTGCCAACGACCTTAACGAAGCGGGGGAAGCCTCGATGCAGACCATGACAGGCGCGCACGATATGGTTATGCAAACGCCCGTTGATTTTACCGATCCAACGCGGATGCTCGGCGCCAGCCCCGCCTTGTTACAGGGAAAGATCCTGCGCGGTGGGATGGGAACAGGTATGCCCATGTGGGGTGTGATCTTCACTGAAGAACAAATCTGGGACCTGATCGCTTATATCTATTCGTTCCAGTTTGAATATACAAAGTAA
- the lgt gene encoding prolipoprotein diacylglyceryl transferase — protein MFTVSIDPIIFHVGPFALRWYSLILLTAITVGIWLVAREAERKGFRKEDIYDAAVWIVVGGLIGARLFHVLDHWSDKFAANPIRALYIWEGGLAIWGAIIGGLFVGALIALRRGWYFPKLLDAAAPGLVLAQAIGRIACVITGDAMGKPTTGPFGFAYTSPNAVVPQLGVYYTPMPVYELVVNLGIFAVLWGLRKRNWSHGRLFLVYLTLYSLERFFLAFTSSYRIIALGLTQSQIIAIFGLIASLVFMRLMSRNINHPTI, from the coding sequence ATGTTCACAGTTTCAATTGACCCAATCATCTTCCACGTAGGTCCCTTTGCCCTGCGCTGGTACAGCTTGATTCTGCTTACTGCAATCACAGTTGGAATCTGGCTGGTGGCACGTGAAGCTGAACGCAAAGGCTTCAGAAAAGAGGATATCTACGATGCCGCCGTGTGGATCGTTGTCGGCGGTTTGATCGGAGCGCGGTTATTTCACGTGCTCGATCACTGGTCCGACAAGTTCGCCGCGAATCCTATTCGAGCGCTTTACATCTGGGAGGGCGGACTGGCGATCTGGGGCGCAATCATCGGCGGGTTGTTCGTGGGCGCATTGATCGCCTTGAGGCGCGGCTGGTATTTCCCCAAATTACTGGATGCCGCGGCACCAGGTTTGGTTCTTGCACAAGCCATCGGGCGCATTGCGTGTGTCATCACGGGCGATGCGATGGGCAAACCGACGACCGGCCCGTTTGGATTTGCGTACACTAGTCCAAACGCGGTGGTCCCGCAATTGGGCGTTTATTACACCCCAATGCCTGTTTATGAACTGGTAGTCAACCTAGGGATATTTGCCGTGCTGTGGGGATTACGCAAACGCAACTGGTCCCACGGAAGACTCTTTCTAGTCTATTTGACTTTGTACAGTCTCGAACGCTTCTTCCTGGCATTCACCAGTTCATATCGGATCATCGCTCTTGGGCTTACCCAATCACAAATCATCGCGATATTTGGATTGATTGCCAGCCTCGTATTCATGCGACTCATGTCGCGAAATATAAATCACCCAACGATCTAA
- a CDS encoding heavy-metal-associated domain-containing protein, with translation MDENCYVKPIYKNSVNGDELRNAESALLAVWGMGCENCATRVRNSLLSVDGVLGVDVYLNMALAEVRYAGKKVSVMKLVDAVSRAGNDGRHEYRAQLIEGEQEIAP, from the coding sequence ATGGACGAAAATTGTTACGTCAAACCAATTTATAAAAACAGTGTAAACGGTGATGAATTGCGCAATGCCGAAAGCGCATTGCTTGCGGTGTGGGGAATGGGATGTGAGAACTGCGCCACGCGTGTACGCAACAGCCTGCTTTCAGTGGATGGTGTGCTTGGCGTGGATGTGTACCTGAACATGGCGCTGGCAGAAGTGAGATACGCCGGCAAGAAGGTTTCGGTTATGAAATTGGTAGATGCAGTCTCACGTGCAGGCAATGACGGACGCCACGAATATCGCGCTCAGCTTATCGAGGGGGAGCAGGAGATTGCTCCATAA
- a CDS encoding metal-sensitive transcriptional regulator, with amino-acid sequence MKVPNQQSEIIQRMRCAAGHLNAVIEMAEEGRPCEQVLHQLHAVQAALQAVGLGLINCQIQSSQTTILESSSVKERTSELKRIQSLYTIFTQSSNYNSEVFHD; translated from the coding sequence ATGAAAGTGCCCAATCAGCAGTCTGAAATCATACAGCGGATGCGTTGTGCGGCGGGGCATCTGAACGCTGTGATTGAAATGGCGGAGGAAGGCAGACCTTGTGAACAAGTACTCCATCAACTCCATGCTGTACAAGCCGCCTTGCAAGCCGTCGGACTCGGGTTGATCAACTGCCAAATACAAAGCAGCCAAACGACCATTTTGGAAAGCTCGTCTGTAAAGGAGCGCACCTCTGAGTTAAAGAGGATCCAATCTCTATATACAATTTTCACACAAAGCTCGAATTACAACAGTGAGGTTTTTCATGACTAA